The sequence CATTGCGTTCACTCTACCACACCAGAGACCTGCTGTATACTGTCATTTCTGGCAGGTTCCCCTACCAGTTTTGGCAAGTGACACTGCCAGTGTTGGCAGGATGTGTCTGTGGGATATCAGGGAAAATCTCGCTGGGAGATCAGTTTGTTAGTCTCTCAGATCAAAGAGGGCCCGGATGATAGCCTTGACGCGGGTGGCAACGCCCAGTTTATCCAGGATATGCCGCAGGTGGAAGCGAACGGTCCGCTGGCTAATGCCCAACGATTGGGCGATCTCCTCATCAGAAAGTCCCCTGCCCATGAGACGGAAGATTTCTTGTTCTCTGGAAGTAAATCCGCCGGGAGCCAAGGCAACAGGCTGGGTGAAGGCCGCTTCCTGAAACATCTTTTCGGCAATACATTGGCTCAGCCAATATCCGCCTTGGAGTACGACGATGGCTGCATTATAAACAGATGAGACATCCTCGTTCACCACATAGCCTTTCAGCCCGGCTCTCAATAATTGTGGGAGTATGCCCGAAACACTGGGGTCGGGCGCAACCAGGAGCTTGCGGGTGCTGGGGAAACGTTGGGACAACGTCTCCTCCAAGAAAGAAATCAGCCCCACGTCACAATCCGGCAAACTCAAGATGAGAAGGTCCGGAGCTAACTTTTCAAGTTCCAAAATGGTATTTTCGTACCCTTCAGCTTCCCATAATATCTCAAATCTCTCCTCACTGAGAGACCCACGGATTTCCCTTCGAAATAGGGAATCAGGGCCGGTAATCGCCACCGTGAACGCCTGATTTTTGACCATGACTCCTTATACCACAAATCAGAGGATTTGCCATAGGCTATAAGTCCCTGACAATGATAGGCCATAGGCTCTCATGCAACAAGCAAGGCAGGCCAGCCAAGTGCCAGAAGTGCGAGGGAGGGGAGCGTGGAGGAGTTGGGGGAGAAGGAGCTATAAGCCAACCCAGCAGACAAGCGTTCTCATGACAGATTGGCCTTATTCAGTGACGATACATGCAATTTCTGGTGTTCGAAGAAAGAGCGAACCGGAGAAAATAATTTTGAATCTTTCGAAGACGCGAAAGGACCAGTCTTCTCAGGTGGTTGGGGCCAGCGATGGGTAGTTTGCCGACTCCGGTCAAGCTGCCCGTTGAGACTGTTGAAAAACCCCAAAATTCTCAATATCCCGAAGCTAAATTGGTCGATGACCTTGA comes from Dehalococcoidia bacterium and encodes:
- a CDS encoding response regulator transcription factor, which codes for MVKNQAFTVAITGPDSLFRREIRGSLSEERFEILWEAEGYENTILELEKLAPDLLILSLPDCDVGLISFLEETLSQRFPSTRKLLVAPDPSVSGILPQLLRAGLKGYVVNEDVSSVYNAAIVVLQGGYWLSQCIAEKMFQEAAFTQPVALAPGGFTSREQEIFRLMGRGLSDEEIAQSLGISQRTVRFHLRHILDKLGVATRVKAIIRALFDLRD